In one window of Deinococcus terrestris DNA:
- a CDS encoding D-alanine--D-alanine ligase family protein produces MKKRILLLAGGQSGEHEVSLMSARSVLAALPRDQFDVTPVVISPQGRWLPPTDTARALETGQAIPGGDLVLHRAASAEGYDAVFPLLHGPMGEDGTIQGLLTLAGIPFVGSGVLGSAVSMDKVMTKQVLASAGIPQVDWRLALRGEWQTRPEEVEARAAELDFPLFVKPANLGSSVGISKVSRPQELQAALDLAFSLDRRVILEAMTPHKPREVEVGILGNDAPMASPVGELRFDADFYDYETKYTEGRAEMHIPAPLPAEVAERVRILALTAFRALDCAGLARVDFFYVEETGELFLNEVNTMPGFTTTSMYPKLFGAAGLSYSELVTRLIELALERR; encoded by the coding sequence ATGAAGAAGCGCATCCTGCTGCTGGCGGGCGGTCAATCCGGCGAACACGAAGTCAGCCTGATGAGCGCCCGCAGCGTGCTCGCCGCCCTGCCGCGCGACCAGTTCGACGTGACCCCGGTGGTCATCAGCCCGCAGGGGCGCTGGCTGCCGCCGACCGACACCGCCCGCGCCCTGGAAACCGGGCAGGCCATTCCCGGCGGCGACCTCGTGCTGCACCGCGCCGCGAGTGCGGAAGGCTACGACGCCGTCTTTCCGCTGCTGCACGGCCCGATGGGGGAAGACGGCACCATTCAGGGCCTGCTGACCCTGGCCGGGATTCCCTTTGTGGGGTCGGGCGTGCTGGGCTCGGCCGTCAGCATGGACAAGGTGATGACCAAGCAGGTGCTGGCCTCGGCGGGGATTCCGCAGGTGGACTGGCGCCTGGCCCTGCGGGGCGAGTGGCAGACCCGGCCGGAGGAGGTCGAGGCCCGCGCCGCCGAGCTGGACTTTCCCCTCTTCGTGAAGCCCGCCAACCTCGGCTCCAGCGTGGGCATCAGCAAAGTGAGCCGTCCCCAGGAGTTGCAGGCGGCCCTCGACCTCGCCTTTTCCCTCGACCGCCGCGTGATTCTGGAGGCGATGACCCCGCACAAGCCCCGCGAGGTGGAGGTCGGGATTCTGGGCAACGACGCGCCGATGGCCAGCCCGGTGGGCGAGTTGCGCTTCGACGCGGACTTCTACGACTACGAGACGAAATACACCGAGGGCCGCGCCGAGATGCACATCCCCGCCCCCCTTCCCGCCGAGGTGGCCGAGCGCGTCCGCATCCTCGCCCTGACCGCCTTCCGGGCGCTGGACTGCGCGGGGCTGGCGCGGGTGGACTTCTTCTATGTGGAGGAGACGGGCGAGCTGTTCCTGAACGAGGTCAACACCATGCCCGGCTTCACCACGACCTCCATGTATCCCAAGCTGTTCGGAGCGGCGGGCCTGAGCTACAGCGAGCTGGTGACCCGGCTGATCGAGCTGGCACTGGAACGGCGGTAG
- a CDS encoding ABC transporter permease, whose protein sequence is MLNFIVRRLIQIPLVMLALSVLIVALTMLLTPAQRAAGYIRSDQQAAQLERIIRDRGLDQPFPVQYGKWLQSTLSGDLGFSKSSGQPVLETIIERLPNTIELTLVTAIPIILIGVWLGTLSALNKDRFIDQALRVFAVLGYSLPTFVLGIVLLAVLYGYLGWLPGAGQLEVINQFAVGDIRRYTGMLGVDALLNGRFDIALDVFRHLIMPALTLIIVSGATILKVMRNNMLEALTSDYVRTARAKGLPERTVNLKHARRNALLSIITLGGFLIIGLLSGSIITETIFAYPGIGQWVVQSALQLDVPSVLGFALLSAIIVVVVSTLTDILYGVVDPRVRFD, encoded by the coding sequence ATGCTCAATTTCATCGTCCGCCGCCTCATTCAGATTCCGCTGGTCATGCTGGCCCTGTCGGTGCTGATCGTGGCCCTCACGATGCTGCTCACGCCCGCTCAGCGGGCGGCGGGGTACATCCGTAGCGACCAGCAGGCCGCGCAGCTCGAGCGCATCATCCGCGACCGGGGGCTCGACCAGCCCTTCCCGGTGCAGTACGGCAAATGGCTGCAAAGCACGCTCTCGGGCGACCTGGGCTTTTCCAAGTCCAGTGGGCAGCCGGTGCTGGAGACCATCATCGAGCGGCTGCCCAACACCATCGAACTGACGCTGGTGACCGCCATTCCCATCATCCTGATCGGGGTGTGGCTGGGCACCCTCAGCGCCCTGAACAAGGACCGCTTTATCGATCAGGCGCTGCGGGTGTTCGCGGTGCTGGGCTACAGCCTGCCGACCTTCGTGCTGGGGATCGTGCTGCTGGCCGTCCTCTACGGTTACCTGGGCTGGCTGCCGGGGGCCGGGCAACTGGAGGTGATCAACCAGTTTGCCGTCGGAGACATCCGGCGCTACACCGGGATGCTGGGGGTCGACGCGCTGCTCAACGGGCGCTTCGACATCGCCCTCGACGTGTTCCGGCACCTGATCATGCCCGCGCTGACGCTGATCATCGTCTCGGGGGCGACCATCCTCAAGGTGATGCGCAACAACATGCTCGAGGCCCTGACCAGCGATTACGTGCGCACCGCCCGCGCCAAGGGCCTGCCCGAACGCACGGTCAACCTCAAGCACGCCCGGCGCAACGCGCTGCTCTCGATCATCACGCTGGGGGGCTTCCTGATTATCGGGCTGCTGAGCGGCTCGATCATCACGGAAACGATCTTCGCCTACCCCGGCATCGGGCAATGGGTGGTGCAGTCGGCGCTGCAACTCGACGTGCCCTCGGTGCTGGGCTTCGCCCTGCTCTCGGCGATTATCGTGGTGGTGGTCAGCACCCTGACCGACATCCTGTACGGGGTCGTCGATCCCCGCGTGAGGTTTGACTGA
- a CDS encoding ABC transporter substrate-binding protein, translating to MKKVALLSSLLLAAAAVTSTAQAAVARDTLVVQWANDVPTLDPAATYDTASGAIVENIYETLVTYKGASIRDLEPLLATKWAITNSGKTYTFDLRKNVKFHSGNTMTCADAEYTFERNLVTNAAESGNWFFSESLLGTGANANDDKSITWAKIDRAVECNRAGQLVFTLPKVDPAFLSKLAYAGQSVVDRQHAIKVGEWKGTEADWKNWIGKDLQGSNLNKQPSGTGAYRLVRKDANAILAQAFPGYWGKKPAITNVVIQKVPELAARQQAFLRGDADIIETGGRANIEEQLKGKPGVVVVDGLPNTSATAIFMNEKIADASRLGSGKLDGRGIPANFFSDVNVRRAFAYSFNYAQYIRDVQNGKGKQRTMLLPDTFPGYDEKVKTYKYDAKQAEAYFKRAWGGNVWKNGFTLNVSYRAGAVASQTAMEILKKNVEALNPKFRVNIQAKEWSAMLNDSKAGKEPMIIIGWAPDYADADNFMYTFYSSNGYYFPRNNWKDASVDKWLEQARSTTNAATRNRLYSLVGQRAYEQAPFVLIPAGVGIIAHRDNLVGVSARAYNPMISFDDTGTYWKELSKK from the coding sequence ATGAAGAAAGTCGCTCTGCTCAGCTCGCTGCTCCTCGCCGCCGCTGCGGTCACCAGCACCGCGCAGGCCGCCGTCGCCCGCGACACGCTGGTCGTGCAGTGGGCCAACGACGTGCCCACGCTGGACCCCGCCGCCACCTACGACACCGCCTCGGGCGCGATCGTGGAGAACATCTACGAAACCCTGGTGACCTACAAGGGCGCGAGCATCCGCGACCTCGAACCCCTGCTGGCGACCAAGTGGGCGATCACCAACAGCGGCAAGACGTACACCTTCGACCTGCGCAAGAACGTCAAGTTCCACTCCGGCAACACCATGACCTGCGCGGACGCCGAGTACACCTTCGAGCGCAACCTCGTGACCAACGCCGCGGAATCGGGCAACTGGTTTTTCTCCGAGAGCCTGCTGGGGACCGGCGCCAACGCGAACGACGACAAGAGCATCACCTGGGCCAAGATTGACCGCGCCGTGGAGTGCAACCGCGCCGGACAGCTCGTCTTCACGCTGCCCAAGGTCGACCCCGCGTTCCTGTCCAAGCTCGCCTACGCGGGCCAGAGCGTCGTGGACCGCCAGCACGCCATCAAGGTGGGCGAGTGGAAGGGCACCGAGGCCGACTGGAAGAACTGGATCGGCAAGGACCTGCAGGGCAGCAACCTGAACAAGCAGCCCAGCGGCACGGGCGCGTACCGCCTGGTCCGCAAGGACGCCAACGCGATCCTCGCGCAGGCCTTCCCCGGCTACTGGGGCAAGAAGCCCGCGATCACCAACGTCGTGATTCAGAAGGTGCCCGAACTCGCCGCCCGCCAGCAGGCCTTCCTGCGCGGCGACGCCGACATCATCGAGACCGGCGGCCGCGCCAACATCGAAGAGCAGCTCAAGGGCAAGCCCGGCGTGGTCGTGGTGGACGGCCTCCCCAACACCAGCGCCACGGCGATTTTCATGAACGAGAAGATCGCTGACGCCAGCCGCCTGGGCAGCGGCAAGCTCGACGGGCGCGGCATCCCGGCGAACTTCTTCAGCGACGTGAACGTGCGCCGCGCCTTCGCGTATTCGTTCAACTACGCGCAGTACATCCGCGACGTGCAAAACGGCAAGGGCAAGCAGCGCACCATGCTGCTCCCCGACACCTTCCCCGGCTACGACGAGAAGGTCAAGACCTACAAGTACGACGCCAAGCAGGCCGAGGCGTACTTCAAGCGGGCCTGGGGCGGCAACGTCTGGAAGAACGGCTTTACCCTGAACGTGTCCTACCGCGCCGGGGCCGTGGCCAGCCAGACCGCCATGGAGATCCTGAAGAAGAACGTCGAAGCGCTGAACCCCAAGTTCCGCGTGAACATCCAGGCCAAGGAATGGTCGGCGATGCTCAACGACTCCAAGGCCGGCAAGGAGCCCATGATCATCATCGGCTGGGCACCTGACTACGCCGACGCCGACAACTTCATGTACACCTTCTACTCCAGCAACGGCTACTACTTCCCGCGCAACAACTGGAAGGACGCCAGCGTGGACAAGTGGCTGGAGCAGGCCCGCAGCACCACCAACGCTGCCACCCGCAACCGGCTGTACTCGCTCGTCGGGCAGCGGGCCTACGAGCAGGCCCCCTTCGTGCTGATCCCGGCGGGCGTGGGCATCATCGCCCACCGCGACAACCTCGTGGGCGTGAGCGCCCGCGCGTACAACCCCATGATCAGCTTCGACGACACGGGCACGTATTGGAAGGAACTCAGCAAGAAGTAA
- a CDS encoding ABC transporter permease codes for MTLRRRLPPTLALPALLTALGVLLPLAYLVLRAFGAQAEELREIVFRVRNLELLRNTLGLALGVLLAGTAVALPLAYLAARTTFRPRWVLTLLGVLPLAIPGYVGAYALIAASGPGGTIWAATGLSWPGPSGFWGALGVLTLFTFPYLFLNLHAALRAQDPALEDAARLLGRTPGQTFREVTLPHLRPAWLSGGLLVTLHVLGDFGVTSLMRYPTFSAAIYQQYTAAYDRVYSAWLALMLLAVTGLTLWLEARLMRGVFLSRVSPGGARQPARVPLRGWTLPAWVFIGLLAGAALIVPLGTVGYWLRLEQNPYALAGLWDATRSALTAAGVAALTTTALAFPLAYIGNRYAGRAARITERVAYLGYATPPLAFALALVFFVLRSAPGLYQTFALLILAYTLHFVAEAIGPIRTSLAKATPRLEEAARVLGARPARTLWQVTLPLMRPGLLASAAFVFLSVLKELPLTLLLAPTGFDTLARNVWTYTEEAQYASAAPYALVLALSGSLLTVLILRRERT; via the coding sequence ATGACCCTGCGCCGCCGACTGCCCCCCACCCTGGCCCTGCCCGCCCTGCTGACGGCGCTGGGGGTGCTGCTGCCGCTCGCGTACCTGGTGCTGCGGGCCTTCGGTGCTCAGGCGGAGGAGTTGCGCGAGATCGTGTTCCGAGTCCGGAATCTGGAACTGCTGCGCAACACGCTGGGGCTGGCGCTGGGGGTACTGCTGGCGGGAACGGCGGTGGCGCTGCCGCTGGCGTACCTGGCCGCCCGGACGACCTTCCGGCCGCGCTGGGTCCTCACGCTGCTGGGGGTGCTGCCGCTGGCGATTCCGGGCTATGTGGGCGCCTACGCCCTGATCGCGGCGAGCGGACCGGGGGGCACCATCTGGGCGGCGACGGGCCTGAGCTGGCCGGGGCCGAGCGGCTTCTGGGGGGCGCTGGGGGTGCTGACCCTCTTTACCTTCCCGTACCTGTTCCTGAACCTGCACGCCGCGCTGCGGGCGCAGGACCCCGCGCTGGAGGACGCCGCCCGGCTGCTGGGCCGCACGCCGGGGCAGACCTTCCGCGAGGTCACGCTGCCGCACCTGCGCCCGGCGTGGCTGTCGGGCGGCCTGCTGGTCACCCTGCATGTGCTGGGCGACTTTGGGGTGACCAGCCTGATGCGCTACCCCACCTTCAGCGCGGCGATCTACCAGCAGTACACGGCGGCCTACGACCGGGTGTATTCGGCGTGGCTGGCGCTGATGCTGCTCGCTGTGACCGGGCTGACCCTGTGGCTGGAGGCGCGGCTGATGCGCGGCGTCTTTCTCTCGCGGGTGTCGCCGGGGGGGGCGCGGCAGCCCGCCCGCGTCCCCCTGCGCGGCTGGACGCTGCCCGCCTGGGTCTTTATCGGGCTGCTGGCGGGAGCCGCCCTGATCGTGCCGCTGGGGACGGTGGGCTACTGGCTGCGGCTGGAGCAGAATCCCTACGCGCTCGCCGGGCTGTGGGACGCGACCCGCTCGGCGCTGACGGCGGCGGGGGTGGCGGCGCTGACCACGACGGCGCTCGCCTTTCCGCTCGCGTACATCGGCAACCGCTACGCGGGGCGGGCAGCCAGGATCACCGAGCGGGTGGCGTATCTGGGCTACGCGACGCCGCCGCTGGCCTTCGCGCTCGCGCTCGTCTTCTTCGTGCTGAGGTCGGCGCCGGGGCTGTACCAGACCTTCGCCCTGCTGATCCTGGCCTACACGCTGCATTTCGTCGCGGAGGCCATCGGCCCCATCCGCACCTCGCTCGCCAAGGCCACGCCCCGGCTGGAGGAGGCCGCGCGGGTGCTGGGCGCCCGGCCTGCCCGGACGCTCTGGCAGGTCACGCTGCCGCTGATGCGCCCCGGCCTGCTGGCAAGCGCGGCCTTCGTCTTCCTGAGTGTCCTCAAGGAACTGCCGCTGACCCTGCTGCTGGCCCCGACCGGCTTCGACACCCTGGCCCGCAACGTCTGGACCTACACCGAAGAAGCGCAGTACGCCTCGGCCGCCCCCTACGCGTTGGTGCTGGCCCTCAGCGGGTCGCTCTTGACCGTGCTGATCCTGAGGAGAGAGAGGACATGA
- a CDS encoding extracellular solute-binding protein, with protein sequence MKRFLLASAALLLSGSSLAQSQITVYSGRAKTFVDPIVQQFERSTGIKVNVRYGTDSQLVAALREEGTRSPADVFWGNSVGALGELAEDGKFLKLTTAMVRGVAPDYVPDDRTWLPTTVRFRVLAYNPNKIKPGDLPDSILDLPKMTALKGRIGWTVSYPSFQDFLAGMIAKHGEATTRQWIAGMKALQPKDYKTSNVGMLEAMRAGEIDVALTNHYYIQRVNRLSYPVETYFFKNGDIGNLGNATGAAILKTSKNRAAATRFLSALTGKDAQTFFLSVNFEYPVIGNIIQPTTMLPFSDVTKRSPRVDPAVLPKNIEKAQRLLREAGLL encoded by the coding sequence ATGAAGCGCTTCCTGCTCGCCTCCGCCGCCCTGCTGCTGTCCGGCTCCTCGCTGGCCCAGTCCCAGATCACCGTGTACTCGGGCCGCGCCAAGACCTTCGTGGACCCCATCGTGCAGCAGTTCGAGCGCTCGACGGGCATCAAGGTCAACGTCCGTTACGGCACCGACAGCCAACTGGTCGCCGCGCTGCGCGAGGAGGGGACCCGCAGCCCCGCCGACGTGTTCTGGGGCAACTCGGTGGGAGCGCTGGGCGAGCTCGCCGAGGACGGCAAGTTCCTGAAGCTCACGACCGCGATGGTGCGCGGCGTGGCGCCCGACTACGTGCCCGACGACCGGACCTGGCTGCCGACCACCGTGCGCTTCCGGGTGCTGGCCTACAACCCCAACAAGATCAAGCCGGGCGACCTCCCCGACAGCATCCTCGACCTGCCCAAGATGACTGCCCTCAAGGGGCGCATCGGCTGGACGGTCAGCTACCCCTCCTTCCAGGACTTCCTGGCGGGCATGATCGCCAAGCACGGCGAGGCCACCACCCGGCAGTGGATCGCGGGCATGAAGGCGCTGCAACCCAAGGACTACAAGACCAGCAACGTGGGGATGCTCGAGGCCATGCGGGCGGGCGAGATCGACGTGGCGCTGACCAACCACTACTACATCCAGCGCGTGAACCGCCTGAGCTACCCGGTGGAAACCTACTTCTTCAAGAATGGCGACATCGGCAACCTGGGCAACGCGACGGGCGCGGCCATCCTGAAGACCAGCAAGAACCGCGCGGCCGCCACCCGCTTCCTGTCGGCGCTGACCGGCAAGGACGCCCAGACCTTTTTCCTGAGCGTGAACTTCGAGTACCCGGTGATCGGCAACATCATCCAGCCCACCACCATGCTGCCCTTCAGCGACGTGACCAAGCGCAGCCCGCGCGTGGACCCCGCCGTGCTGCCCAAGAACATCGAGAAGGCCCAGCGGCTGCTGCGGGAGGCGGGTCTGCTGTAA